DNA sequence from the Salinibacter grassmerensis genome:
CTCTCGTTGCGGGCATTGCATCGCTCCTTGCACTCGCCTTTGCCTTCTATCTCGTCCGGTATATTCTCCGCCAAGATGCCGGAAACGATCGCGTTCAGGAATTGTCCCGCGACATTCAGGCTGGAGCCAAAACGTTCATGACCCGTGAGTTCCGGTACCTGGGCATCTTTGCCGTCGTCGTGGCGGTGGTGCTGTACTCCATGCCGGAGACCGGACTCCCAACGACGATCGGGTTTCTCGTCGGAACGGTGGCCTCGGGATTGGCCGGATGGATCGGCATGTGGATTGCTACCAAGTCGAACGGGCGCACGGCCCACGCCGCGCAGACTAGTTTCGCCAAGGCGCTGAATATCGCCTACTCGGGCGGCTCCACAATGGGTTTCTCGGTGGTGGGGCTTGGGCTGCTGGGCCTCGCCGTCATCTACGCCCTGTTTCCGGAGCACAGCCACGCCTGGCTCGGCTACGCCTTCGGGTCCTCTTGCGTGGCGTTGTTTTTGCGCGTGGGGGGCGGCATCTACACCAAATCGGCCGACGTGGGCGCCGACGTGGTGGGGAAGGTGGAGGCCGGCATTCCCGAAGACGACCCCCGCAACCCCGGCGTCATCGCCGATAACGTGGGCGACAACGTGGGCGACGTGGCCGGCATGGGCTCGGACCTCTACGAGTCGTACGTCTCGGCGGTCGCGGCGACCATGTTCCTCGGCGCGGAGGTCGACTTCACGGAGGCCTTCCCGAACCTCGGGTTTGAGGACCTGGGGCTCATGATTGCCTTCCTGTTTGGGGTTCTCGGCATCGTGTCCTCCATCATCGGGTACTTCTTCGTGAACGCAGGGGAGGGGACGGACGTCTCCTACGAACAGCAGGCGGCCAACGCCCGCTCGGCGCTCAACCGGGGCACCACGGTCGCCAATGTGCTGACGAGCCTCCTGGCGCTGGGCCTGATCTTTTGGCTCGTGCCGGGTGGGGAGTCGGCCGCGGCGGTGATCGACGACGCGGCGTCGTCGATGGACGTGCGCTGGGCCCTCTTTCTGACCATCCTGTCCGGCCTCATCACGGGTGTCGTGATCGGGAAGGCGACAGAGTACTACACCTCCGAGTACACGCCGGTGAAGAAGATCGCAGAGTCGGCCGAAACGGGGGCCGCGACGA
Encoded proteins:
- a CDS encoding sodium-translocating pyrophosphatase codes for the protein MKQLVVANAPLVAGIASLLALAFAFYLVRYILRQDAGNDRVQELSRDIQAGAKTFMTREFRYLGIFAVVVAVVLYSMPETGLPTTIGFLVGTVASGLAGWIGMWIATKSNGRTAHAAQTSFAKALNIAYSGGSTMGFSVVGLGLLGLAVIYALFPEHSHAWLGYAFGSSCVALFLRVGGGIYTKSADVGADVVGKVEAGIPEDDPRNPGVIADNVGDNVGDVAGMGSDLYESYVSAVAATMFLGAEVDFTEAFPNLGFEDLGLMIAFLFGVLGIVSSIIGYFFVNAGEGTDVSYEQQAANARSALNRGTTVANVLTSLLALGLIFWLVPGGESAAAVIDDAASSMDVRWALFLTILSGLITGVVIGKATEYYTSEYTPVKKIAESAETGAATTIIEGLGTGMLSTVVPALAVSVATLLAYHLGGLFGIALAALGMLLTLGVVLSTDAYGPITDNAQGISEMANLGQDVRERCEALDSAGNTTAAIGKGFAIGSAALAALAWLATYFSEAAAQNLLSLEAGVNLMNPPVLVGLLLGAMLTFYLSSVGIHAISRGGAAVVNEVRRQFDEIDGVRSGDTKPDYARCVDITTGAALREMMLPGVVVLVAPVVVGALPGLGVEALAGLLAGVLMSGFLTAIFMSNAGGAWDNAKKYIESGVHGGKGSEAHKASVVGDTVGDPLKDTAGPSLNVLIKLMGKVAVIFLPLFAYLLG